In Eschrichtius robustus isolate mEscRob2 chromosome 2, mEscRob2.pri, whole genome shotgun sequence, a single window of DNA contains:
- the COL5A3 gene encoding collagen alpha-3(V) chain, whose protein sequence is MGSRPGLGQPRAGLCLLLVSLQLLPRTQAADPVDVLKALGVRGGQAGLPEGPGLCPQRVPQGDRAFGVGKASALGVPTWELFQAGHFPENFSVLITLRGRPANHSVLLSVYNEGGVRQLGLALGPALDLLGDSFSPLPQQVNLTDGRWHRVAVSVDGGTVTLVADCEPQPPVLSQGPRLISTAGLTVLGTQDLGEETFEGDIQELLISSDPQAAFRACEQYLPGCDDLAPTATGVPQGEPETPPPRRKGKGKGKKKGRGRKGKGRKKKNKEILALSPPPVSLENQTSTDIPKTETPAPTLPPTPTPLVITTTVAIGSNVTVLEESLDPDNGTELGTVETELAREEEEEGGPTMGPHFWAAEQSWRTEFQIFPGAGEKGEKGEPAVIEQGQQFEGLPGSPGPQGVVGPSGPPGPPGFPGDPGLPGSAGLPGIPGIDGIRGLPGTVIMIPFQFARGSLKGPPVSFQQAQAQAVLQQAQLSMKGPPGLVGLTGRPGPVGLPGYPGLKGEMGEMGPQGPRGLQGPLGPPGREGKMGRPGADGARGLPGDTGPKGDQGFDGLPGLPGEKGQRGDFGHVGQPGPPGEDGEKGAEGPPGPTGQAGEPGPRGLIGPRGSPGPLGRPGVVGSDGPPGAKGNVGPPGEPGPPGQQGNPGSQGIPGPQGLIGTPGEKGPPGNPGIPGLPGSDGPLGHPGHEGPTGEKGAQGPAGLAGPSGYPGPRGVKGTSGNRGLQGEKGEKGEDGFPGFKGDVGLKGDWGQTGPPGPRGEDGPEGLKGQVGLAGEEGPPGSAGEKGKLGVPGLPGYPGRPGPKGSIGFPGPLAPLGEKGKRGKAGQPGLEGERGPPGSRGERGQPGATGQPGPKGDVGQDGAPGFPGEKGLPGLQGPPGFSGPRGPPGPQGKDGQPGHPGHRGELGFQGQTGPPGPAGVVGPQGKTGEAGPLGERGPPGPPGSPGEQGLPGLEGREGAKGDLGPLGPFGKEGPPGRRGFPGPQGAPGDPGPTGLKGDKGPPGPVGANGSPGERGPVGPAGGIGLPGQSGGQGPVGPAGEKGSPGERGPPGPTGKDGIPGPLGLPGSPGAVGPSGEEGDKGEVGAPGHKGSKGDKGDAGPPGPTGIRGLVGHPGSPGADGAQGHRGPPGLFGQKGDDGVRGFTGVIGPPGLQGMPGPPGEKGEVGDVGSMGPHGAPGPRGPQGPSRSEGPPGLPGGVGQPGAVGEKGEPGEPGDPGPPGIPGILGPKGEIGEKGDAGPSGAAGPPGKKGPPGEDGAKGNVGPTGLPGDLGPPGDPGVTGQDGPPGEKGDPGDVGGLGPPGASGEPGPPGPPGKRGPSGHTGREGREGEKGTKGEPGPDGPPGRTGPVGTRGPPGRVGPEGLRGIPGPVGEPGLLGPPGQLGPPGPLGPSGLPGLKGDAGFKGEKGHIGLIGLIGPPGEAGEKGDQGLPGVQGPPGLQGEPGSPGPIGSLGHPGPRGVVGPPGQKGSKGSLGSQGPRGDTGLPGPPGPQGPFAELHGLRRRRRSVPGLGVPEGGLEEVLASITSLSFELEQLRRPPGTAESPGLVCGELHRNHPHLPDGEYWIDPNQGCARDALRVFCNFTAGGETCLYPDKKFETVKLASWSREKLGSWYSTFRRGKKFSYVDADGAPVSVVQLTFLKLLSATARQSFTYSCQNSAAWLDEAAGGHGRSVSFLGSNGEELSFNQTAAATVTVPYDGCRLRKGQTKTLFQFSSSRVGFLPLWDVASADFGQTNQKFGFELGPVCFSS, encoded by the exons ATGGGGAGTCGCCCGGGCCTGGGCCAGCCGCGGGCCGGCCTCTGCCTGCTCCTGGTGTCTCTGCAGCTTCTCCCCCGGACGCAGGCCG CAGACCCTGTGGATGTGCTGAAGGCCCTGGGCGTGCGGGGGGGCCAGGCTGGGCTCCCCGAGGGTCCCGGCCTCTGCCCCCAGAGGGTCCCGCAGGGCGACCGGGCATTCGGGGTGGGCAAGGCCAGCGCGCTAGGTGTCCCCACGTGGGAGCTCTTTCAAG ctgGGCACTTTCCCGAGAACTTCTCCGTGCTGATCACTCTGCGGGGCCGGCCAGCCAACCACTCCGTCCTTTTATCCGTCTACAATGAGGGCGGTGTCCGGCAGCTGGGCCTGGCGTTGGGGCCGGCTCTGGACCTCCTAGGTGACTCcttcagccccctcccccagcaggtCAACCTCACGGATGGCAG GTGGCACCGTGTGGCGGTCAGTGTGGATGGTGGGACGGTGACCCTGGTGGCTGACTGTGAACCTCAGCCCCCCGTATTGAGCCAGGGACCTCGACTCATCAGCACAGCTGGACTTACGGTGCTGGGGACCCAGGACCTCGGGGAGGAGACTTTTGAG GGAGATATTCAGGAGCTGCTGATAAGCTCAGACCCTCAGGCTGCCTTCCGAGCCTGTGAGCAGTACCTTCCTGGCTGTGACGACCTGGCTCCTACAGCCACAGGG GTACCCCAGGGGGAGCCAGAAACCCCTCCCCCTCGGcggaaggggaagggaaaagggaagaagaaagggcgAGGTCGTAAGGGGAAGGgcaggaagaagaagaacaagGAAATTTTGGCCCTGAGTCCACCTCCTGTCTCCCTGGAGAACCAG ACCTCCACTGACATCCCCAAGACAGAGACACCAGCTCCAACTCTGCCTCCGACTCCCACGCCTCTGGTCATCACCACAACTGTGGCCATTGGCAGCAACGTCACCGTCCTAGAG GAGAGCTTGGACCCTGACAATGGAACTGAACTGGGGACCGTGGAGACTGAGTTAGccagagaagaagaggaagaaggtggtcccACCATGGGCCCCCACTTCTGGGCAGCAGAACAGTCATGGAGGACTGAGTTCCAGATCTTTCCT GGCgctggggagaagggagaaaaaggagaacCGGCCGTGATTGAACAG GGACAGCAGTTTGAGGGACTTCCAGGAAGCCCAGGACCCCAA GGGGTGGTTGGCCCCTCAGGCCCTCCTGGCCCCCCAGGATTCCCTGGGGACCCTGGTCTACCG gGCTCCGCTGGCCTCCCAGGAATCCCTGGCATTGATGGGATCCGGGGTCTACCAGGCACTGTAATCATGATACCG TTCCAGTTTGCAAGAGGCTCCCTCAAAGGACCCCCAGTCTCCTTCCAGCAGGCCCAGGCTCAGGCAGTCCTGCAACAGGCTCAG CTCTCTATGAAAGGCCCCCCTGGCCTGGTGGGGCTCACTGGGCGCCCAGGCCCCGTG GGTCTCCCTGGGTATCCAGGTCTGAAAGGAGAGATGGGAGAAATGGGGCCACAG gGCCCCCGAGGACTTCAGGGACCTCTTGGACCTCCTGGCAGAGAGGGAAAGATG GGCCGCCCTGGAGCAGATGGGGCTCGAGGCCTCCCAGGGGACACAGGACCTAAG GGTGATCAGGGCTTTGATGGCTTGCCAGGGCTGCCTGGAGAGAAGGGCCAGAGG GGTGACTTTGGTCATGTGGGGCAACCTGGCCCCCCAGGAGAGGATGGTGAGAAG GGAGCAGAGGGCCCTCCGGGGCCCACCGGCCAGGCTGGGGAGCCG GGCCCCCGAGGACTGATTGGCCCTAGAGGCTCCCCTGGCCCCCTGGGACGCCCG ggtGTAGTTGGAAGTGATGGTCCTCCAGGTGCCAAAGGAAATGTG GGTCCTCCAGGAGAACCAGGCCCCCCAGGACAGCAGGGAAATCCCGGGTCCCAG ggAATCCCCGGCCCCCAGGGACTCATTGGCACTCCTGGGGAGAAG GGTCCCCCTGGGAACCCAGGAATTCCAGGCCTCCCAGGATCTGATGGCCCTCTG GGTCACCCAGGTCATGAGGGCCCAACAGGAGAGAAAGGGGCCCAG GGTCCAGCAGGGTTGGCAGGCCCTTCGGGCTATCCTGGACCTCGGGGTGTGAAG gGTACCTCTGGCAACCGGGGCCTCCagggggagaaaggagagaag GGAGAGGATGGCTTCCCAGGCTTCAAGGGTGATGTGGGGCTTAAAGGCGATTGG GGGCAAACCGGACCCCCAGGTCCTCGGGGAGAGGATGGTCCTGAAGGGCTGAAGGGGCAGGTGGGGCTTGCTGGTGAGGAGGGGCCCCCAGGCTCAGCTGGGGAGAAG GGCAAGCTTGGGGTGCCGGGTCTCCCAGGTTACCCAGGACGTCCAGGCCCTAAG GGATCTATTGGCTTTCCCGGGCCCCTGGCACCATTAGGAGAAAAAGGGAAGCGG GGGAAGGCTGGGCAGCCAGGCCTGGAAGGAGAACGGGGACCACCA GGCTCCCGTGGAGAGAGGGGGCAACCAGGTGCCACAGGGCAACCAGGCCCCAAG GGTGATGTGGGCCAGGACGGAGCCCCTGGGTTCCCTGGAGAAaag GGCCTCCCAGGTCTGCAAGGCCCTCCTGGGTTCTCTGGACCAAGGGGTCCCCCT GGCCCCCAAGGGAAAGACGGGCAACCTGGGCACCCTGGACATAGAGGAGAATTG GGCTTCCAAGGTCAGACAGGCCCACCTGGACCAGCTGGTGTCGTGGGTCCTCAG GGAAAGACAGGAGAAGCAGGGCCTCTGGGTGAGAGGGGACCCCCAGGCCCCCCTGGATCTCCTGGTGAACAAGGTCTTCCAGGCCTGGAAGGCAGAGAGGGGGCCAAG GGGGACCTGGGACCACTGGGACCCTTTGGGAAGGAAGGGCCACCTGGacgcaggggcttccctggtcccCAAGGAGCCCCCGGGGACCCA GGACCTACTGGTTTGAAGGGTGACAAGGGCCCCCCGGGCCCCGTCGGGGCTAAC GGCTCCCCTGGGGAGCGCGGTCCTGTAGGCCCAGCTGGGGGCATTGGGCTTCCTGGCCAAAGTGGAGGCCAAGGCCCTGTTGGCCCTGCAGGCGAGAAGGGGTCCCCG GGTGAACGCGGCCCCCCTGGCCCCACTGGCAAAGATGGGATCCCAGGGCCCCTGGGGCTTCCTGGATCCCCTGGAGCTGTGGGGCCTTCTGGCGAGGAAGGGGACAAG GGAGAAGTAGGAGCCCCGGGTCACAAGGGCAGCAAAGGCGATAAGGGGGATGCG GGCCCACCTGGACCAACAGGGATACGGGGTCTTGTGGGACACCCAGGCTCCCCG GGGGCAGATGGGGCTCAGGGACACCGGGGACCTCCAGGCCTCTTTGGGCAGAAAGGAGATGATGGAGTGAGAGGCTTCACGGGGGTGATTGGCCCCCCTGGCCTGCAG GGGATGCCAGGCCCTCCTGGAGAAAAGGGGGAAGTCGGAGATGTAGGGTCCATG GGTCCCCATGGAGCTCCAGGCCCTCGGGGTCCCCAGGGCCCCAGCAGATCAGAG GGTCCTCCAGGGCTGCCTGGGGGAGTTGGTCAGCCTGGAGCAGTGGGCgagaag GGTGAGCCAGGTGAGCCTGGAGACCCGGGACCCCCAGGAATCCCAGGCATCCTT GGGCCCAAGGGAGAAATTGGTGAAAAGGGGGACGCAGGCCCATCTGGGGCAGCTGGACCCCCGGGCAAGAAAGGCCCCCCCGGAGAGGATGGAGCAAAAGGAAACGTG ggcccCACAGGGCTCCCAGGAGACCTAGGCCCCCCCGGAGACCCTGGGGTTACG GGTCAAGACGGCCCCCCAGGGGAGAAGGGAGACCCTGGAGATGTGGGGGGACTG GGTCCACCTGGTGCTTCTGGGGAACCCGGTCCCCCTGGGCCCCCTGGCAAAAGG GGTCCTTCTGGTCACACGGGTCGAGAAGGcagagaaggggagaaaggtACCAAG GGGGAACCAGGTCCTGACGGGCCCCCAGGGAGGACAGGCCCAGTGGGGACTCGAGGGCCCCCTGGGCGTGTCGGGCCTGAGGGTCTTCGAGGGATCCCCGGCCCTGTG GGTGAACCGGGCCTCCTGGGACCTCCTGGACAGTTGGGCCCTCCTGGCCCCCTG GGGCCCTCTGGCCTCCCAGGGCTGAAGGGAGATGCTGGCTTCAAGGGGGAAAAG GGCCACATCGGATTAATTGGTCTCATTGGCCCCCCTGGGGAGGCTGGTGAGAAAGGGGATCAGGGTTTGCCAGGAGTGCAAGGCCCCCCTGGCCTCCAGGGAGAACCT GGTTCCCCTGGTCCCATCGGCTCTCTGGGCCACCCTGGGCCCCGAGGTGTGGTG GGTCCTCCAGGACAGAAAGGCTCAAAGGGGTCCCTG GGATCCCAAGGTCCCCGCGGAGACACCGGCCTCCCAGGTCCCCCCGGCCCCCAG GGTCCATTTGCGGAGCTGCACGGGCTGCGCCGGCGCCGGCGCTCGGTCCCGGGCCTGGGAGTCCCGGAGGGCGGCCTGGAGGAGGTGCTGGCCTCGATCACGTCGCTGAGCTTTGAGCTGGAGCAGCTGCGACGCCCTCCGGGCACGGCTGAGAGCCCGGGCCTCGTGTGCGGCGAGTTGCACCGCAACCACCCGCATTTGCCCGACG GGGAGTACTGGATTGACCCCAATCAGGGCTGCGCGCGGGATGCGCTCAGGGTTTTCTGCAACTTCACGGCGGGAGGAGAGACCTGCCTTTACCCAGACAAGAAGTTTGAGACC GTGAAATTGGCCTCCTGGTCCAGAGAAAAGCTGGGAAGCTGGTATAGCACATTCCGTCGAGGGAAGAAG